From one Campylobacter concisus genomic stretch:
- a CDS encoding NfeD family protein, which yields MISPFIMIAIGVILCITEFIFFSFYLLFFGIAFIVVGAINFGFSFAWSYQILTTAVIAIVLLVLLKAPLKSKFMSRKESFNEEFLDEAGVGEIRENMVYFKGTLWKYDGNLANGEKVTVLGTKGDKVILK from the coding sequence GTGATCAGCCCTTTTATAATGATAGCAATCGGTGTGATTTTGTGCATCACCGAGTTTATCTTTTTCTCGTTTTATTTGCTATTTTTTGGCATAGCTTTTATAGTAGTTGGAGCTATAAATTTTGGTTTTAGTTTTGCTTGGAGCTATCAAATTTTAACTACGGCGGTGATTGCGATCGTGCTCCTTGTGCTTTTAAAAGCGCCGCTAAAGAGTAAATTTATGTCTAGAAAAGAGAGCTTTAACGAGGAATTTTTAGACGAAGCCGGAGTTGGCGAGATTAGAGAAAATATGGTCTATTTCAAAGGCACACTTTGGAAATATGATGGAAATTTAGCTAATGGAGAGAAGGTGACGGTTCTTGGCACCAAAGGTGACAAGGTGATATTAAAATAA
- a CDS encoding SPFH domain-containing protein: MQIEAFGVLVVVLVIFAFLFLKAGIKIVSQADNLLIERLGKFHKVLDGGFHIIIPFVDQIRAIITVKEQLVDITKQQVITKDNVNISVDGIVFLKVFDAKMAVYNVDNYKRAIANLAMTTLRGEIGAMNLDDTLSSRDRLNAALQVALGDAAGNWGVKIMRVEISEISVPLGIEEAMNMQMKAEREKRAIELKALAEKEALIRNAEALKQEKVLQAEAIERMADAKKYEQIAIATAQKEAMDMINDSMSKNANAAEFLLARDRVGAFSELAKNSSKDKILVPYEATELIGSLSVLKNFLAKDKA; the protein is encoded by the coding sequence ATGCAAATCGAAGCATTTGGCGTTTTAGTCGTAGTTCTGGTTATCTTTGCGTTCTTGTTTTTAAAGGCTGGCATCAAGATCGTCTCACAAGCTGATAACCTACTCATCGAGCGACTTGGTAAATTTCACAAAGTGCTTGATGGCGGATTTCACATTATCATCCCATTTGTCGATCAGATAAGAGCGATCATTACCGTAAAAGAGCAGCTTGTAGACATCACAAAACAGCAAGTCATCACAAAAGATAACGTAAACATAAGCGTCGATGGTATTGTCTTTTTAAAGGTATTTGACGCAAAAATGGCAGTTTATAACGTAGATAACTACAAGCGTGCCATTGCAAATTTAGCCATGACAACGCTTCGTGGTGAGATAGGCGCGATGAACCTTGATGATACGCTAAGCTCACGTGACCGCCTAAATGCCGCACTTCAAGTGGCTCTTGGCGATGCAGCTGGCAACTGGGGCGTAAAGATCATGCGTGTAGAAATTTCTGAAATTTCTGTCCCACTTGGCATTGAAGAGGCGATGAATATGCAGATGAAAGCTGAGCGTGAAAAACGTGCGATTGAGCTAAAAGCCTTGGCTGAAAAAGAGGCACTAATACGCAACGCAGAGGCGCTAAAACAAGAAAAAGTGCTTCAAGCAGAGGCGATCGAGCGTATGGCTGATGCGAAAAAATACGAGCAAATCGCCATAGCAACGGCTCAAAAAGAGGCTATGGATATGATAAATGATAGCATGAGCAAAAACGCAAATGCAGCAGAATTTTTGCTCGCGCGCGATAGAGTCGGGGCATTTAGCGAGCTAGCTAAAAACAGCTCAAAAGATAAAATTTTAGTCCCTTATGAGGCGACTGAGCTTATTGGCTCCCTTAGCGTTTTGAAAAATTTCCTAGCTAAGGATAAGGCGTGA
- a CDS encoding copper resistance protein NlpE, translated as MKNFIFALSAALLLAGCASSSQNANVPQGKCEVKGSCMAPVSSIEGTYKAFLPCASCMGIDSTLTLKKDGTFESVMNYKSKDNYKAVSKGKYSVKNGVITTIDEYKEKSFYKIEGESLKMLDMDQKEVTGELKDKYIFKRVK; from the coding sequence ATGAAAAATTTTATATTTGCACTAAGTGCGGCCCTACTTTTGGCAGGTTGTGCCTCATCTAGCCAAAATGCAAACGTCCCACAAGGCAAATGTGAAGTAAAAGGTAGCTGCATGGCTCCAGTAAGCAGTATCGAAGGCACTTATAAGGCGTTTTTACCTTGCGCTAGCTGCATGGGCATAGACTCAACCCTTACACTTAAAAAAGACGGCACATTTGAAAGTGTGATGAACTACAAGTCAAAAGACAACTACAAAGCCGTTAGCAAGGGCAAATACTCAGTTAAAAACGGCGTTATCACAACTATTGATGAGTATAAAGAGAAGAGCTTTTATAAGATCGAGGGAGAGAGCCTAAAGATGCTTGACATGGATCAAAAAGAGGTCACTGGCGAGCTAAAAGACAAATACATCTTTAAACGCGTAAAATAA